A portion of the Callithrix jacchus isolate 240 chromosome 21, calJac240_pri, whole genome shotgun sequence genome contains these proteins:
- the LOC144580706 gene encoding uncharacterized protein LOC144580706 yields MKHGKEKLSNQGARFVVDQVVQEASGNKENLQCFENRNPHPRKKQASASRRKGCFGHRATRREKMHSERSLEQEELTPQSRGTGVLQGAWGREKGAPGPGAVPAEIDGLRRSGHVSITPVTISRRSGGSWNDIGRFLEIAVNTVLRCTVENKGCRTPPDLRSPLHGSRKTNSTAREFGRSELERSWGGVSRRKPLAVCMEPSSLGGGRVCWLC; encoded by the exons AAGGAGAAACTGAGCAATCAGGGAGCCCGCTTTGTTGTAGATCAGGTGGTCCAGGAGGCCTCTG GCAACAAAGAGAATTTGCAGTGCTTTGAAAACAGAAATCCACATCCACGGAAAAAACAGGCCTCTGCCAGCCGCAGAAAAGGGTGCTTCGGGCACAGGGCAACCAGGCGAGAGAAAATGCATTCAGAGCG GTCTTTGGAACAGGAAGAGTTAACCCCCCAGTCCAGGGGAACAGGTGTTCTCCAAGGGGCctgggggagagagaagggggctCCCGGTCCCGGAGCCGTGCCTGCGGAGATTGATGGGCTGCGGAGGAGCGGGCACGTCAGCATCACCCCTGTCACCATCAGCAGGAGAAGCGGCGGCTCCTGGAATGACATTGGAAG GTTTCTAGAGATTGCTGTGAATACAGTCCTCCGCTGTACAGTTGAAAACAAAGGCTGCCGGACCCCGCCTGACCTGCGGTCGCCTTTGCACGGTTCTCGAAAGACGAACTCCACGGCACGGGAGTTTGGGCGCAGTGAACTTGAGAGATCGTGGGGAGGCGTCTCTAGAAGAAAGCCCCTGGCCGTCTGCATGGAGCCGTCCTCCCTCGGCGGCGGCCGGGTTTGCTGGCTCTGCTGA